From the Longimicrobium terrae genome, the window CAGCGCGGAAGGCGGAATGCGGGGTTGCCCGGAGTGTGTTGAGCGGATAAATCCGCCGCTCCCAAAGCGGTAAGCCCCGACACCGGCCGCTGGCGCGTCCGGTTCGGGGCTTCAACTGCGTGGGATTGACCGGCCCGAGCCGCGGTCCGCTGCCACGCTGAGGTCTCCCCCTCTCCCGCTTGCGGGAGAGGGGGCCGGGGGGAGAGGGGTGCCTGCGGCGGCGCCGGGCTGTCCGAAGCACACGGAGCCGCCTTTCTCCGTGTGGATCAGTGAGTGCCTGCGCGGCCCGGAGTCTCCTGAGCGAATGAATCCGCCGCTCCAAAAGCGGGAAGCCCCGACACCGGCCGCTGGCGCGTCCGGTTCGGGGGCTTCAACTCCCTGCGCGTCGCGAGCGGAGATGCGCGCCCGGTTCGCGGTCTCAAGCGGGTGCTTCCATCCTCAACTTGAGACCGCGGCGGTGGGGCTGCGCTCTGGTCAGACCAGCTGAATCTCGCAGTTGTCCAGGATGGAATCACCAAGTCTGCTTCCTCGCAGCGGAATGGGTGCATCCGCTCCCTTCACCTTCTCCGTCGCGCGGCCGAACACGGCCCAGCACAGCTGACTCGGATCCCACCGTGAGCGGAACTGAATTCCGTCCACGTCGGGCAGGGAGGCGTGCACAGCCGCAGCCAATGCTCGGCACTCGTCATATGTGGCTGCATGTGCCCGCTCCGCCCCAATCCCAAATGCCGGCAGGCGGTTTCCTTCGAACTGGAGAAGGTTAAGATCGGTCGCAAGGTGGATTCGCGAAACAGCCCGCGCGTTCCACTCCCGAACATCGACGACGCATTGGGCCGAGCCGCGGACGAGTGTTTCCAGAACGGCAACCTCCGGGCTCTCCCCCACATACAACACCCCGAACTCGGCGGCGGGATCGTCAAAGCGATTGCTCCTGCCCACGCTGTACCAGAGCGCACCCAGCTTGGCAAGGTGTACCCGCCAGAGCGGGCGGGACGACGGAATCCGCACGATGGGCGGCTTCGAGGGCAGGGCGATCACCATCAGGATGCTCCATGCTGCCCGTACGAACTGATGCGGGAAAGCACGTCGCCCAGTACCTCGGGCCTTTCCAACGATTCCAGAAGCGTGCTGTCCGAAGCCGGAGCCGTGTCGATCAGGATCGAAAGGAGCACCCACCGGCTCATGCTTCCAGCCGCGCGTACGACCTCGGCAACCCCCTTTCGCAGACCACC encodes:
- a CDS encoding RES family NAD+ phosphorylase; translated protein: MVIALPSKPPIVRIPSSRPLWRVHLAKLGALWYSVGRSNRFDDPAAEFGVLYVGESPEVAVLETLVRGSAQCVVDVREWNARAVSRIHLATDLNLLQFEGNRLPAFGIGAERAHAATYDECRALAAAVHASLPDVDGIQFRSRWDPSQLCWAVFGRATEKVKGADAPIPLRGSRLGDSILDNCEIQLV